GAGTGAGCAGGTTACTGGGGCTGAGAATGGTGAAACAGATCATTCCCCCAACAGGGGCTCATCATCTGCCATCCCTACCTTCTCCGTTCCACAAAGCCTGGTCCTTCAAGGACATGCTAACGTCTGGCTGTCCAAAAAGCCTATCTAGTCCCATATCTGGCTGGCCTCTCACTATCCTCCTGCCAGGTGAGTCATGAGCCTGGTGTGGTgctgaggaagtgacatttgcaCACAGCAAACCAGAAGTCCTGGCCAGGaaaaggaccctgggattctggTCTCATTAACACCAGGATTTAACCACATGCAGCACCCTGAGGCCATGAGTCAGAGAGACCAAGAACCCAGTTCTACTGCTTAAAGCAAAAACCCTtcctagggggcgcctgggtggctcagtgggttaagccgctgccttcggctcgggtcatgatctcagggtcctgggatcgaggcccacatagggctctctgctcagcaggaagcctgcttccctccctctttctctgcctgcctctctgtctacttgtgatctctctctgtcaaataaataaataaagatctaaaaaaacaaacaaacaaacaaaaaaaaacccttcctagCATCCTCCCACCTGCTTTACCCCCACCATGGCTTCCCAATTCCTCTAATTCTTCATTGGAAGCTGAGGACTCGCTACAGGGCACAAGGATTGACAACCAAATGCCTACAGAGGTCAAGAAAAGATATAAGTGGGGCAGCTCAAAGGAAACCCATGGTACTTTCTGTTTATCTGACACTTCCCAGGACACAAGTACATGAAATCTTTCCTTTACTTAAATTCTCcataaggggggcgcctgggtggctcagtgggttaaagcccctgccttcggctcaggtcatgatcccagggttctgggatcgagccccacatcaagctctctgctcagcagggagcctgcttcctcctctctctctgcctgcttctctgcctacttgtgatctgtctgtcaaataaataaataaataaatcttaaaaaaaaaaattctccttaagGTATGTATGATAATAAATGGCAACTGATATATACCAGAATTGAAGAAAATTTCCCATTCCACAGCAGGCTGACACTTGAGCAAGAACCTGCTGGACAGAACAACGCTGATCTCAGGTTGctggcctctctctctttcccaaaaaagcagaaaaatcacGATTTCTACATGAAGTAGCCCTTACAAGTGTTGGCaactaactttaaaaaactgattcACATTTCCAGAGGTTAAAGGAGTTATCTACAATCATCGAGTTATCTCTTCATTAGTTTGTTAACTGTTGCCCACTAAGTGTAAACTCCGTGAAAGCAGATTTTCCTGGCTCCACTCTCGCCAACACCTGGAAGAATCTGGAACACAGCAGCAGATGCTCAAACATTtatataaggggcgcctgggtggctcagtgggttaaaccttctgccttcagctcaggtcatgatctctgggtcctgagatcgagccctgcatcgggcttcctgctcagcagagagcctgcttccccctctctctctgcctacttgtgatctctgtcaaataaataaataaaatctttaaaaaaaatttacttaataaGCAAGTCAGAAACaagcaaaagcagaaaatagTTAATAGCAGAATATTTAAAGTCACATATATCCCAGGAAATGTTTATTTGGTTCCCGAAACAGTAACGTTCAATAGACCCAAAGCCAGAGTGACCCTTTCAAAACATGAGATCACACCCCTTCTTCACTCCAAAACTTCACAGCTCTCCCACACTCAATCAGCACGAACTCCTCACCAGAACCTTCAAGATCCTATATGATCTGGCTCCTGTTATTTCTTTGTTGCACTCACTCTGACCACCCAAACTCAActccttgttctttcttcaacATGCAGACATGCTCCCAGCTTCGCACGTGCTGCTTCCCCTTACTGCAACACTTTTCTTCCACAAATGACTCACTCCCTCACATCCCACAACGTTTTTTTCAAGCATCACCTCTGAGACTCACCTTATTTAAAACTGACCAAGACTCCCTATTCTCCTTCTCTACATTTCTCCAGGGTACCCTCTGCCTTACTAAAGGATATACTTATCAGTTATGTTTATTTATGACCACAAGGGCAAAGACTTTCAAAACCTATTTTGTTTACTGATGCAGCCCCCGCACAAAGAACTGTGCCTAGTACACAGCAGGCACTAAAAACATATTTCCGAAATGATGGCGCACACCCCAGTATAAGAGCTAACAATGAGGCTTGCTATAGGCCAGGTCCTTTATACACATCACCTGTTATTTCACTGTACCTGGGGCatccctgctcccccccaccccgcacctatccctctgcctgactTAGGCTTGCCTACTTCTCTATCACTACCAACAACCTGGAAACTCCCAAAGGCTGGAGCTCGTTCTGATCTCCTCTGAGCTCCCACAGGGGCCTTTCTGCCCTGGTACTGTCCCAGACGCGATGCCTCCCCACCATGTCCCCGCCACACACCTCGGCCTCCTCGCCGTCACTGCTGCGCTCGCTATCCTCCTCCTCGGAGAAGTTGCTGTCCTCGCTGTCCGACATCTTCTACTCTTGCAGGAAAAGACGGCGGCCTCAGTGCGTCCCCCGGACAggagccccaccccagcctcagtttccccgccAGTTCCCgggaagaagaaaaatccctTAGCGCACTTCCGGCAGCCTAGTTCTGGCAACCGTGAGACCGAAAGACTACCCTCTACGCCACCTTCCGTGTCCCCGAGTCCGGGCTCTAAGCCTCCCTGTGCCCCAGCGAACCCCAATCCTGCCACCTCAGCGTCCGACCCACTCCTCACCGCTCCGGTTCCACCTCAGTCTTCGGTACCAGCAGCTGTTCACACGACGCCAGGCCGAGACTGACGTGCCCTCTCGCGAGAACCTACTCGTTGGTCTCGTCTAACGCGAGATTTCCGGGGCTAATCTCCGGCGACGCACTTCCAGGACGCCATCTTGAACGTGGCAGATCTGTCTTAACGTAGAGCATGGAGTCGACATCTCGGGAAGGTCAAAGAGGGGTAGAGTTACTCCCCTTCTCCGAACCGGCTCTTCCAGCTACAGGAGTTCGTGCTTGAATTTACTAATGAGGTGTGTCAAGCCGTGAGGAGTCAGGGAATGACCAAATAATAATGAGTTAGCAAAGACATCAGACTTTATCTCCTAGACCCTCTAAAACATTCCTAGGAGGTAAGTATCCCCATTTTGCTGACAAGGAATCTGAAGCTCAGAAAAAATTAACTGCTCAGTGGCCGACTAAGGCTCCTCCCCAAGTTTGGGTAATCCTGAAAACCCTTGTTTTCCTTTACAGATCCCCAAGTTTAAGTCCATGTGAATTTACATATTAGTAATTATTTGTCTGACGGTGGCAAAGAGGACcgggcatgagagagagaggtaggagaAATTAATCTGatgaagggagaaacagatcagaaacctttaaaaacacATTGCTAAAATTTCTTGCATAAGCATTGAGACACCTGGATTCAATTTACAGAAATTTAATATGCACCTAGTTACAGGGTAGTATAGTGTGGTTGGCCCACCAGCTGGCTCACAGGACAGCTACTAGGGAATGAGTATACCACACGTGCGTGCCTATAGGAGCACACACTCCCTGATCCAACAATCCCAGACTGAAACCaacgtgggggtggggaggaaagctTGGTTGCTCTATAACAATGTTTCCCCTTCTTAAAGGAAGCTTGGTTCCCTTAAACAGCAGCTCTTCAAAACAGGATTCCACGTACAAAATGCCTTTTGATGTTGCTGCAGGAATGAGAGGGAACAGTAATTTCCCCGCCACAGGAAGTTTGGTGTGTCCGTGGTTCCCAACGCTCAACCCCAGCAGTACAGAAGATGATGCAAGAAGAGAGCGATGCACTGTAGCTGCAAAGTGGAAACAAGGTAGCaggaaagtggaaacaacccaatagCCATCATAAAGACAGTGGATAAAACAAATTGGGGTGCATCTATACAATGGGATAGTAATAAGCTGTTGATAAgcacatgaatgaatctcagaaacatcatgctgagtgaaagaagccaaacactaGCATGGATATATGTACCTACTACAATTCCCTTCATATGAAACTCTAGAGAAAGCAAAACTGATCTCTACACTCAGCAGATTAGTGGGTGTCTACTACTGGAGGTGAAGACTGACGGGAAGGGGCATGAGGGACGCTCCGGGGTGATGGAAATGTGGCTATGTGTATACCTTTGTCAGAACTCAttgaaatgtacacttaaaatgtatGCTATCTATCTGTAAATTACACCTCAATGAAGTTGATTTTAAATCTATGGTGTTCAGAATCTGCCAGAGACCAATTATCAAAATCTCTGGGATGGGGCCTAACCATCAGTATTACTTCAAAGCTCTCCAGGTGGTAATTATTTGCAGTCAGGGACTTGAGGTACAAGACTCCCCTTGTCCTCTAGGGGTGGGATTAGGTTAGAAGACACCTGTGCCATGCTTTGTCCCTTCCTCatagaggagagaggagggagtatctgagagagagaacaggaccAGATGGGGGCCCCCACACCCTAGGAGGCCAGagatttcaggcttcagatcttatcttcctccttctctcctcttccccttggCTCCTTGGACTGCACATGAAGTCCTCTGGCCTAGAAGGAGAAGGCTTAGGACTGGAAGCTGGGGCTAGAGACCAcgtcctctccccctctctccaacAAGCCTCTCCAGCAGCAGTACCAGGCAGTCTGTGTCCTCCCAGACTCATGCTGAGGGCCGGTGCCGAGCACATGCCCCCTGTAATAACTCCAAGAGCTTGgccagaaagagagggacaggtCTCTGGGGATGTCCTTCGCAGGGTGGACAAGGGCCCTGGCCAGTCACCCACAGCTGGGACCCCAGTGCATCCAGCAGACGCTGTAGCCGGAACACGGCAATCCCCAGGGATGGGCCCTCTTCGAACTGGATCACAGACAGCTCCAGCCGGAAGCACCCTAGAGTCTCAGCAGGACACACCTGTGGGGACAGAGTGACTTGGTGTCTCTGAGCAAGGGTCTGATCCCAGATCCCCAGTTCTGAACTATGACCTGGGATAATCAACCCGCCTCGTCTCTTTggccctcagttttctcatttgtaaaagagAACTCTGAAGAATTCCTAACTTCAGGGTTGATGCCCGCCTCTACCTAGGAAATGACACTTCTTTCTTAAAACACTTGGAAGTGCTGATTTTGTTAGAACAAGATACATTACCACTCTATACCAGAAATTGATGAGCACATCCAGGGTGTGAATACTGCTCTTGTGGACGCGTGACCCTTGTGCAGTGTGTATTCTGCACATCCCTATATGGTGTCCCTAATAAATAAGCTAACATACTTAGAACATTTAGACCAGTACCTGGCAGAAGCATCACTATCTAAATGTAGCTGTCAtcctcaccaccatcaccattgtTTGTTgctatgtgccagtcactgttctATTAGGTGCTTAGGATAGcatgggcgcctgagtggctgtCAGGCatccaactctcggttttggctcagagtcatgggatagagccctgagtcggggctccccactcagcaatcTGCTTGCGATACTCTCCCCACTGCTCAAGGgcatgcatgcattctctctctctctctctccctttcaaataaataaatcttaaaaaaaaaaaaaaaaagaggttttggagataacagtgaacaaaatgtatctgtgaaggctgagaggtGGGTCAGAGCAGCTGGACAGCCAGAACACCAtacccctgcctcctgcccccaacATGTGTTTTGAGCCTAGTGGATTCTCCCTGAACTTCCAAGGTCCAGTAAGAAGCTAATGAAATACTCACCGAGAGGTCATCTGGTGTGTAGAGAGTGCCATCATTTTTGTTTCCCTATAATTTGGGGTAGGGAGAAGAATCAGATCTTGGAGGGGGGAGCCTGACCCTTCCTCGAGCAtgccccctaccccctccctgcctgtctccaGGCTTTCCCCTCCGTCCTCCTCACCAGCATCTTCATGATGGCAACAAGGAAGTAGAAAGGCTCCCGAGGACAGAGGGGTGATCCTAGGCCTCCCAAGGGTCGTACCAGCAGGAGGATGGTCCAGAGTGACCACATGGGCACCCTGCCCACCGCCCAGGCTTTCTCTGGTCCCAGCCCAGCATCCTGGAAGCAAGAATTACAGAGAGCTAGTTAGAAGACTAAAGTCCCGGACCTCTTCCTGCCCAGCTCCACTCAACCCAGATACTCAGGGAATGTTCTCCAATAGCCCCGCGGGAAGATGGCCATCCTACAGCAGGGTGGGTCCAGGTCAGAGGGTTCCCTGACACCTCTCCCCCAACCGCCACAGGAAGATATGAGACTCAGCAAAGGTGGGAGTTATCAGCCCAGAGAGACTAGAGGATTTGGGGAagtcccctcccacccccctccccaacaggTCCATAAGGCAGTACCGAGTGTGTGAGTGCTTGAATCCCGCCGCCTGTCTTCTCATTGGAAAACACCCCTGCTAGGCTCTATCTGTGTTTGCAGGTGCATATTTGGGGGTCTTTGCTCTCCTTTCTACTTCTAATTCTGTATCAAGTATTCCATATTTCAAATATCTTGGAATCTCCATGCTTCCATATACCTGTCCGTCTTCGTTCTCTGAgggctggcctctctgcctccgAATCGCCGCCACTTGTGTTTTCTGGGTCATTCTGTGACTGACCCTGTGtctatcttctttctcctcttctccattggccccttctttgtctttttccttcatGTGTGCCTGTCTCTCTTGTGCTGTGTATCTGTCTGTATGCCCCCCCGCCAAGTCAGCCTCTGGGGGCCCCCTCCCTTCACTTCTCCCCTCTCTTACCCTTTTGGAGCTAGACTCTGGGCTGGAGGATCCTCCCTCCCGCCACAGACCCGCCCAGCAACCTCCACCCCATCACCACCTTCCA
The DNA window shown above is from Mustela nigripes isolate SB6536 chromosome 17, MUSNIG.SB6536, whole genome shotgun sequence and carries:
- the LOC132005694 gene encoding uncharacterized protein LOC132005694 isoform X1 → MKEKDKEGANGEEEKEDRHRVSHRMTQKTQVAAIRRQRGQPSENEDGQDAGLGPEKAWAVGRVPMWSLWTILLLVRPLGGLGSPLCPREPFYFLVAIMKMLGNKNDGTLYTPDDLSVCPAETLGCFRLELSVIQFEEGPSLGIAVFRLQRLLDALGSQLWVTGQGPCPPCEGHPQRPVPLFLAKLLELLQGACARHRPSA
- the LOC132005694 gene encoding uncharacterized protein LOC132005694 isoform X2, with product MWSLWTILLLVRPLGGLGSPLCPREPFYFLVAIMKMLGNKNDGTLYTPDDLSVCPAETLGCFRLELSVIQFEEGPSLGIAVFRLQRLLDALGSQLWVTGQGPCPPCEGHPQRPVPLFLAKLLELLQGACARHRPSA